A genomic window from Triticum urartu cultivar G1812 chromosome 7, Tu2.1, whole genome shotgun sequence includes:
- the LOC125518403 gene encoding uncharacterized protein LOC125518403, which yields MNQRVNQEWNPSEVEGARSIIDRLNNYYNNDVTSHEKDKKHDIVANLKAWFPRKSMQQCPEKEYNGTNSDHGVIYTVDGLVNKNFGLQKEVAMEGMGILFGRPLESMRTMEIQGEVLMVEENKVVLKNKMCIPQPVLAPRAKGFWTIEEHRLFLHGLSACGGGKWKDISKYFVTSRTPAQISSHAQKYFMRLQSKGSGSQRYSINNVELDDADPWKMENSFNFWQALALQSTIGADNQNPSFDLQTPSSPFVTMNNIF from the exons ATGAATCAAAGAGTCAACCAGGAGTGGAACCCCTCTGAGGTAGAGGGGGCAAGATCAATCATTGATCGTCTCAACAACTACTACAACAATGATGTTACCAGCCATGAGAAGGACAAGAAGCATGATATTGTGGCCAATCTCAAAGCATGGTTCCCTAGGAAGTCCATGCAACAG TGTCCAGAGAAGGAGTACAATGGTACCAATAGTGACCATGGTGTCATTTACACTGTGGATGGCCTTGTGAATAAAAACTTTGGATTGCAAAAGGAGGTTGCCATGGAAGGAATGGGTATTTTGTTTGGGCGTCCATTGGAGAGTATGCGAACCATGGAGATACAAGGAGAGGTGCTGATGGTGGAGGAGAACAAGGTGGTGttgaagaataagatgtgcatccCTCAACCAGTGCTTGCACCACGTGCCAAGGGGTTTTGGACCATAGAGGAACACAG GCTCTTTCTCCATGGGTTGAGTGCATGTGGTGGTGGAAAATGGAAGGACATATCAAAGTACTTCGTCACTAGTAGGACTCCAGCCCAGATTTCGAGCCATGCACAGAAGTACTTCATGAGGCTACAGAGCAAAGGGTCAGGAAGCCAACGCTATAGCATCAACAACGTGGAGCTCGATGATGCTGACCCATGGAAAATGGAGAATAGCTTTAATTTCTGGCAAGCACTCGCCTTGCAATCTACAATTGGCGCTGATAACCAAAATCCAAGTTTTGATTTGCAAACTCCTTCAAGTCCATTTGTCACCATGAACAATATATTCTAG